TGACCACGTCTCCCTTTTGCTTCTGGGCCTCGTCCCGCACCAGAAACCGGGCCTGGCGCGACGAAATGGTCTGTGGCTTTGTGGCCGAGatggtgctggtgctgctctTGCGTTTTGGCGCCACCTTGATCTTTGTGTGGTCACTTCGCGACATGACCGCCTCGTGCAGATCGTAGCTCTTGTCGTCAATGCCGGCAATCTTGTCCATAATCTTGGCAAATGTGCGGTACAAGCcggtggagaagttggcggagtcgtcgtcttcgtcgtaCCGGTCAATGTGGGTTCTCAGCAGAATCTCATCGTcgttgttggggttgaagACGTAGTCGTACTCCTCGTCTTCACTGTCGTAATTGTCGGTGCCGTCGATGAAGAAGGTAGAGTTCTCGTTACCCTTGACGCCCTGGGCACCGGCCTCGTCCACGCCGGGGGTTCGGAGAAAGACATTGTGCTGGTTGGGGTAGTGGTCGAGCACGTTATGGTCGAGATTGAGCGCCAGGCGCGACCGCGAGTGGATCCGCGAGTTGGGCGCCCGCGAGTTGGTTCGGCTGCCGGATCGAGAGTCGCCATGACTGCCGGGCCGCGAGCCTCGGCTTCGAGATCGCACCGCCGCAGGCAGCTGGGCCGCCGACAGATCCAGACTCAGACCCATGTCGTCTCCACTGGCCACCCGCCACAGACCGCCCTCCACGCCCTCCGAGTACTCGCGCGACATTTTCTGGCCGGTTCGAATGCCCGTTCGCAGCAGGTCCGGCAGTGTTTCCACCGACGTGTGTCTGTGCAGATGTTCGTTTTCGCGGTCGGGCAGGTGCAGAATGGACACCGACCGCCGCGGCTTTTCTGGCGTGTCTTTGCCCTTGAGCGACGCACTGCTTTGGGCTCGGTTCATTCTTGTGTCGATATCGGCctactgctgctgtgtATGATACTGTCTGGTTTCTCGTCAACCGTTGTTGCTGATGGTGCAAGCGCTGGTATCGTAATCGTACATAAAACAGCACACCACTTTAAGCTAATTACGACACAGCAATGGAGCTTATCTCGGTGAGTGTAAATTGTGGGTAAaaaaaggaagaagaaaaaggcAGCGTGAGATATTACAGTAGTGTAGGCGCAGTGACAAGAGAGACGAGACCAAAAGAAGACCAGCGTAGAGAACGACTATATAGACCCGCCTCGTCGCTGcctcgtcacgtgacaaaaTCCCTCACTcaatgtactgtactatactcgcactacttgtaccaccCCACTTCAATGTACATTTTCTCCTAACGCAGGTATGCACACTTTGATACATGTGTTTGTATGCGTCTGTTTTATTGCGGGGTATGATACTTGACCATGAGAGTAGACAGGGGTGATTTCCACGGAGGCTGAGGTTGATGGGAGTTGATATGGGAGTGAGAATACTTACGCGTGATTATTAATACTTATTCGTGCTTACTAATAGTTATTCGTGCTTACTAATACTTATTCGTGCTTAACTAATACTTAATTCGTGCTTACTAATACTTATTCGTGTTTACTCGTGCTTACTCGTGTTTACTCGTgcttacttgtacttactcgtacctgttctggtacagtagcagcagGTTTTGGAGACCGAGGTAAGTCCAATATTGTGTGGTTACAAGTCTAGCTACAGAATCCatacctgtacttgtgcgaTACGTAACCTATCTGTCACCTAAAGGCCACGGATTGAATATTGTATATCTTGAACCCGCTGGACGAACAATCAGATCTTGTATTCTTAccggtatgtactgttctGTTGAAGTCTAGTCCACTTGTACGTACCCACGTTAGAAATAATCTCTCAATGTCTCCATGTCTCCATGTCTCAATGTCTTAATGTCTCTCAATTAGCGCCCTTGAATTGACACGAATTATTAGTCGGCGATGAATACTCAGGCAACAGATCTGAGGTATTTTCTGTTTCCATCGACGGCGAATCTTTGGTGATTTGGGCAGTCAATTGGACAGTCAACTGAACAATCAATTGAACAGTCAACTGAAAAGTGACTTGAACAATCAACTGAACAAGCAATTGAACAGGAATATGTCTCCTTGAcagatctacaagtactcgttcAATACATACTCCCATACACtatagctactgtagcatgTACCCGAGTCGATGTACGTACAAGGATAATGTACGACTCGAAAGTTCATTACTCATGGATCCGTTAACTTCAGCCTCCCCAAATGAGCCATCTTCATTAGCCCAGCCAATACTACGTTCCCGCTTCTATCCAAACTTCATTCACTACATCAATTGAGCCTGTGTTCTGTCTCTGTGGAGGGCCAGCCAAGTCACAAATCGCATCAGATGGACTCAACGTCGAGGCGGCAGAGAAGGCCTCGGTGGTCGCGCTTTAGCTAGCATTTGCATAAATATTAGTATGTCTTTTGCCTGAACGAGCATAGGAAGCCAGTCTAAGCATCGGGGTTGGCCACCCGCAGAATCTTGCGCGAGTAGTCCTGCTCGTCGGCAATGGAGCCCTCGCTCATTCGCCGCTGGTTGATGAGCGCAGGGTTGAGCCGCTGGTCCACGGGCACAAACGCAGAGGTGCCGTTGTGGCTGAAGTTCATCTTGTCTTCAGCTGCGGTGGTGAACGGGTCGTCGGTGAAGCCGTACCGGTCCGAGGCCTGTGtctggtactcgtacgactGGCGTCGGCGTCGCAGAATGAAGAATGCTAGTCCGACCAGCGCAATGCCCGCCACCACGCCAATGACAATACCGGCAATGGCGCCACCGGAAATGCCACCGGATTTtttgtccttctcctcctccgtgAGCGCACCTGCGGTGGCTGAGGCCGAGCTCTGCGCGTCCGAAGACGCTGACGTCATGCTGGTGCCCGATGTCCGCGTGGGTGACGTGGTGGTGGGCGAGCCCGTGGTGTGGGAGGTGGAGTCTGACGACGTGCTGCCGGTGGTGGAGTCGGTGGAGCTCGACGAGTCGGACGAGGACGTCGACGTGGTTGTCGTGGATGGCGGCTGGGTCGACGATGTGGACGATGGCGTGTTGGATGAGGTGTCGtcggaggagctggacgaggGCTGCTCGGTggaggatgatgatgatgatgatgaggtGGCGGCCGCGCTGGACGAGGCCGAAGATGGGGTGGTGGCGGTACTCTGGGCCTTTTGGGTGGAGTACGAGTTGACCACGGGCGAGCCGTCCTGGTTAGTGGCCTGGTAAaagttgaagaagagcgTGTTGCCGGACTTGCCTCCACAGTTTTCCGCGGGGTAGCCGGGACAGGGGTTGTTGCACATTTCTGGCGATGCCTTTGCGCCCGGCGCCGGGATGGAGCCGCCACACCAGCACGATTTCTCGTTGATCATGAACACGGCCTTGCCCTGGCTGCGGCACTCGTCGTTGCATGCTTTGGACGACATGAAGTTGTCTTGCGACGCGCTCACCATGTCTGTGGCCGTCGTGTCGTAGCAGCCCAGCGAAATGCCGTCGGCGAGAGCCACGGTGGCCGCCGATATGAGCCACAGAGTCGAGATGCGCATGTGAGATTTGGTCGTGGAGCGTGGGTAAGTGAGTGTCGTCTACTCTTGTAGTTGTGGTGCGTGTGTTGGATTCGGGGGGGGGAactgtctctgtctgtgtaaCGAAtgtttggtggtggtcGTCCCGATGAGTCAATGAGCGTGAGGGGCGAGGCGTGAAGAGGTCGGGAACACAGATAGTTGGAGAGCGCTCTATCGCGTAGTCGAATGTCAGGATGAAGAGGGTCGCAGGGGAATGCTGGGCTTTCAACAAGGTGCGTGGTGAACCTTAAAACCTTCCTATTTTGCGTTTCACTTGAATGTGCGAGCGGTGGCacggtacgagtatttGTAGCTACTGGAGGCCGACGACAACCGCCATGTCGTGGGCAAAAGACATAAATAGCCGGGCTGGGGACGGGTCAACAAGATGCGCTTTACTGCGGTGCTCGCACTGCTGACTCGATCCGACTCGTCTTGGTCCACTTTAACTTTGgatatttttattttcagAGTTGTCGCTGATAATCTGCCCTCATCAGAACACCATCATTGTCTTGGCCACGTCAACGTGTCACCGTCGCGCAAAGCCACAGTCCCGTCAGCAAGCGCCAAACAAGCGTTAGTCATCACCAATCTCTTGGCTCGTCGTCTGGCCCCGCTGCTCCACCTCCCGCTTCGCTGTGGGCACCCGCTCGCTTGCTCACATAAAGTTGGCCATCGCGACAGCGCATTTCGCACCTCTTCTTCGCaccttgaggttggagcGTAGGGCTACCGAGGGCTATGTGCAACAAGCTCGGACCAGTGGTAGTATCCACCCAAACGGCGGTTGCATCAGCGAGGTGGATGAGCAGCGAACAATGGAGATTGTGGCTGTGGGATATTTATAGCATGGCTGATAGGGACACGCTGGAGAGAAGATTGCCGAGCCCAAACAGACGAGACGAAGAGGACCAAACGCCCCAACCTTGCCTAACGATGCCAAACTTGGCCAACCTCGTCAACCTTGTCCCTCCCGCCCTTTTACTCCCTCCCACTCCCCATTCGACCTCACCTGTCGCTGCAGCTCATCTCATTCTCCAAATGAGCCCCTGAACCCAAACGGGAAATGgcgagaaaaaaaaaagtgcattCCCAACCTCTCCCTATGTTGAAGTCTAAGGCCGTTTGACGCGAcgcactacaagtacagcacttgtacttgccaACTGCACTTTGGCGGCATGAGACATTGGCATTGGCAATTGAGGTGGTCATGTAGACTATCCACCGGAATAAACGGAGGAGACAGCTCCTGGAGCGGTGGTTACGCGGCTTGTCAACACGACCGTTTTCGACATGGTTGGACTTTTCCATGCACATTCTTGGGATGCACGCGGAGGTTAGATTGGGTAGGGCACATTGCCGGACAGCGAGTTGGGTGAGACGACGACACGACGACACGACGACACGATGAGTTGggtgagtacgagtaagGCAACCATTGACACTTGCTCAGACGGTGTTTGACGTATTCCATTCATTGAAAACGCCATGTCGGTGCCGGATCTATCGGACCACACCTTCGCtacatacgagtacgagacACCCTTGTCGAGGATGTCGACTATGTACTGCATGTGTATAGTCGTATCTTGAGACACACAGCGCGTCCATTGTTTCAACTACACTTCCAAGATGCGACCAGTTGGCGTTGGTGGGAGTAGGTCGAGGCATTGTCTCGCTGTATTTTGATTTTGCGTCTTGTATTTGGACTGTCttcgtactggtactgtatTGCGACTATCTTGGAACTTGTACCGTATTCCGACAATcttcgtactcgtactgtattCCGACACTCCATGGACATTCGCCTGCACTATTTAGCTAAGAACCTGCTCTTAGCAACTTAATCCAGTGTCGAGATTCCAGAAATGTACCACGCTTCCCGATCCGTCCACTATGTAGATCTCTGCAGGGGAGCAGAGGTTGGGTTGGAGGTGTGGTAGGTGGTAGAGTGGTAGGGCGATTAGGGTGAGTAggtgaggaggaggagtgggaggagtaggaggagtgggaggagtaggaggagggagagtaggggagaggagaaggagtaAAAGGCAACTAGTGCCTGCAATTGTGTATGGACTTGGTattgtacgtacagtatgtccTCACACTGTACCTCCCCTCCCCTTGCCCTTTCTCAcgacagtatgtactgtattaATACTTTTTATTATCACACGATTAATATGTCGTGGTGctaaaaatataaatagCCGCCTTTTCCACCCGCCAAATAATAACTAGTGTTTCGCACAAAGACACGCTGAAACAGCCAGAAATAGATCCGACTGTTACCCGGCGTCGACGCAGGTCCCTTTGGCCAACCTCGAGTTGACTGGACCGAGTTGCTGGACCGAGTTGACaggacgagaagacaagtcagtacaagtacaaaatCGTATTGTACGTTCTCTCGTAGCTGAAATGTCCTCCTACCATCAGAATCTCCATGAATCCATTAACACACCTCCACAAGTCAAGAAACACGTACATCAGTGATACTTGTTGTCGAGCTGCAAGTAGAGTACGAGCGCTACGTATTTAAACACCATCTGCccatcctcctcttctcctttGTCCCCAACAGAAGAGGATCATAGCTGTTCCGTGTCCGACCTCAGTAACCCAGGGATAGGCAACGTGGATGCAGGTAACGTGGGCGCAGGTAATGATGGTGTCATAGGCAACACCGGTTCCATTGGCATCATAGGAGCCATAGGAAACGTGGGTCCTACAGGCAACGTGGGCGCCATAGGCATCATAGGGGCCATAGACACCATAGGGGCCATAGGCAGCATTGGCTCCATCATAGGCATGGGCTGGTACGGAATGGGGCCCGGTTGGTAAATAGCCGGTCGCTGAATCGTGTTGGACATGTCAGTGAGCATCTGAGGAGTGTCGGGCTCGTCCAGTTCAGGGATGAACGTGCTGAAGGATTGTGCCCAATGACGAAACTCATCTGGCTCGACGCGTACCCATGACTTCGGAGGAAGGACAGGGGACttcggaggaggaacaggGGGCTTCGTCAGGCCTGTCATGTTGGTAGAGAAAGGCTCATAGTCGAAACAGCCCATATCGTTACCAACAGCTGCCATCAGCTTGTCCACCTGCCACATCTGCTGTTTCACCATGGTCTCCATTACCGCGGCGTCCTCCTTATATTTTTGCAACTCGGCCATATACTTGGTAGCACGCTCGAAAGATGCGTAGCCGCTGAAGCTGTCTGGCACATTGCGGGTGGGCTCCAGATCCATCGCCTTCGCCGACTCACCCGCTCTCTGGCTCCTCGCGCCCTTCTTCCTGGCTGCCAAGTACGGCTTCCGGTTGAGGTGCTTCTCGGACTGGAGTTTCGCAAGATTGCCGTGGACCGGCTCTTCGTATGGCGCGTCGAGAACAGCAACACCATGCGCTTTTGACGCCTCCAGCAGTCTCTGCCACTCTTGTGCGTATAAATGGAGTCCAGAACTGCCAACTTCCCCAGTCGTCATGCCCTCATGAAAAGcttccacctcctccgccGACTCACCCATCATCTTGCAATCCATGCCAAACACATCAGTAAACATGTTTCTCCAGTGAGGCGAGAAATCGCGAAAACAAAGTCCACCTGATGGTCGTAGTTCCTTCACCTGCCGGATAGTGTGGCGGCACGGAATACCGACCGACCTGACATTGGAGCACTTGCAGTCGAGGTAGTCCCCGTCTTCTTGCATCGCGCGTATCTCAAGAATACGCTGCAACGCGAATGGCGATATCTTGTAGAACACATCATTAAAAACACCCGCCGAAACGCATCTCTGGTGCAACGACACCTCCCTCAGTGccttggccatctccaGGTTGTTGAACTCGTAGATCAGCTTGATTTTCTCGAGAATCAACTTGGTAGTCTCGAAGAGGTCTTTCTTCTTGGACCCCAAGACCAGCTTGTACTGGTGGTGCATGCTCTCCACCCGAGACGCCATGTTGTGGTAAAAGTGGGAGTTTTGGTCAGTGTAGAAGCGAGCCAGCCTCCGGAACGTGGCGTCGGGAAACCACTGAGCATCCACGTACTCAATGAAGTTGatcgtcgtcttcttcttggtcttccTGTTCACCTTGGTAAGGTCCACAGAAAAGTTGTTGCAAAAGTAAGCCTTGCAAGTTTCCATGCCCTCCTCAGTCTCAGCAGAGATAATGTCATTCCAAGCCTTCATGACCTTGTCGACCTTCCTCTTGCCCTTGAAGTACCTGTTGGCGTGCTCTCTGATCTTCTCGTTACAATGCCAGCTGCTAATTCCGACGGGCACATTGAGGACCACACTCTCAGAAGCGGAGATGACCTGTTTGCCGCCGTCGGTCACGACGACCTTGGGGTACGGAATGCGATAGTTGTCGAACATATCCCTCAGTTGGGTAAAAACCCATTTGTAGGAGACTTGGGTTTCTTCTGCAACAAAGCAGCATGCGAACGGGAAACTCTTGTTTAGTGCACAAACTCCGCTAATGTTCACTAAACAGTACTTGTTCCGGTTAAAACCGGTGATGTAGGTTGCATCTACCATCACAACTTCGGAATACGCCCTCCAAAAGCGATAACCATCAGTGTTTGCAAAGAACAAGGCATTCATGTCGCCCCCAAGAGGATTGGCGTAGCTGTCGTCGGCCTTCTCTGTAGTGATCGGGTCAAACACGTCAGCATCAGCCTGGACCGCAACGCCCTCGCGCTCGATAACCACATCGTCCTTCTCAAAGTCGAACTTGCTCTGCTCCTCCGACTCTTGTGGCTCGTCGGCCAACGTTTCTTGTTCTTTGGGTGGCGGCTGAAAGTAGTTGGTTCGAACTCGCATGTACTTGGCGCGCCCTAGCAGCGATAAGACCGCTTCGTGAGGGGGCAGGTTTTCACGTTGTTCAagcctcctcttctttcttctctggtAGTAGGTGTAGTTCGTCGCATTCACGGCCAGCGGGTTGGTGGCACGCATATATTCTCGCTCTTCCGATGCTGTCATGAACTGAATCGGATCCAGCCGTTCGTGGCCAGGCTTACCGTTCAGCTtttcctccatctcctcgcGAAACGTGTCAAAGACTTGTGACACGTTTTGGACGGAAGAATGAGCTCCAGGATGACAACTAGGCAGGTGTGCGTGTCTGCAGCCTCCGCCATTCTTGCCCCAGCAGTGGCTCAACTTCCAGAGACCAGACGACTCGTCCAGCGTACACTTGAAACGAAACGAGCACTCCTTTCTGCCAGTAAACGCCCGTCGAGTCGCTCTTCCATCGACGAGGAAGCAACCGTCTCCGAAATCgtcctcaacctcaacagACTCCCTCGCAGTTTTCTCAACAGACTCCTTCGCGGCTTTCTCAGCCCTTTGGTGCCTCCACAACCTGTACTGCTGTTCCTTGTGTGTTTCACCGCCACTGGTCTCATCACAAATAAAATAGGTAAACGAGCCAGGCTTGCCTCCACTTCTAACAAGCGCGTAATGCCTCGTGTAGGCATGGATTCTTGCAAACAGATACGCATCCTCCAGAAAATCAAACCATCTTTCAGGGGGAAGCAGGTCATCTGGCCACACATTAGAAACCGGAGGATAATGGACCTTGAGATTTTGCACCGCGGCGTCGATGTCGGTGTCACTCATCCCCAAATGACCCATGGGAATCTCTCTTAGGTACTTGTCATAGATCATCTCACGTGTCTAGTGTACATCTGAATCACCGTCTTCCTTGCCCATCTGCTCAACGAATCGCTCAATCCCGCTGTCCGCCTTATTGTCAGAGAGAGACTCCTTCCACAGAAACCAGCCCAAGGCGAATCTCGCGTAGCGCCAGAGTTGGTCCCCATCTCCAATCTCTGTCCTAGTCGTAAGAAAACTCACAAGCTCCGTCAGATGAGCTGGTAACATACCTGCAGCAATTCCGAGAAAAGACACCAGGTCATGTTCGGGGTAGAAAAGGGGCATCATGGTGAGCAACAGGTGGATCTAGTCATTCTGgaacacagacagagcctCCAAAACATTGCAGAAATCAGATCGGTCGCAGAGACTCCCCTGAGACATCTGAACAGAACAGGTTTCCAtctggacaaggacgaTTCCAGCTTGTTGCAGAAACCTCGCGCACTTGATCTTGGGCGTAAGTGTAGTCATCTGCCAACTGTCCCTTCCACCATTTTTTGCGTCTCTCGGGGCGGGCGATTGTGCACCTTATGATAAGTCCTCAGCAGACtctcatacttgtagccaaCCAGAAGTTGGACTTTGTCGTCGAGTGCAATTTCCATCGCGTGAGTCGCCCTTACGTTGAAATTATCCTAATTAGACTAATTAAAAGCACGTCCAACGACGCGACGCGTCACAACGTTGATTACTAATATCCATGACTAAAACTCCAAAaatgacaaaaaaacatttTGTCCTGACCCTGAAATCCATAAAGTACAAACAATGTGCCCTAGCCCACTTCTCatggtgttttttgtgaTTCCCCTATTagaatcacgtgaatgtATTACTAATAactctcttctctttgcCCTGATTACAATTCTCCCTGCCCTAACCcattttcaattttctttttctgtcACCCCTTCTCCCAATTACCCGGCTTTACCATACTCAAGATTTGTTGCTGACtgcctacttgtagatcgGCCCTGAAACCTGTAGCACCAACTAATGCCACAGATGAGACCAAAATAGTGCCACAAGCACCGATGAGGCGTCTTCCACTATCGTACTCGTGGTCTCTAACTCTAGATCTACATTTAGACCATTCATATACATACCTACGCTACTACTCGCCACCTACAATACCGTCATACTAATATTCATTGTTCGGATGGCTATTCTACAACATGCTTGCCTTGATATCAcgcagctgctggagattgGCTTCGGAGTCACGAATGGCCTCCTCGAGATCGGCCTGCGTCATGTCCTCGGCATTGTCGCCTCCGCCGGCAGCGGCggtcttggacttggagaaGTCAACCATCTTGGGATTGGCTCCCTCAAACGGCACAAAGAACCGGCCGGGCGTTCGTTGACTCTTGCCAACCCGCTCGTCGATCCAGTGCCACAgctcgtactcctcctccatgaCGAAaatctccagcttcttaGCGTCCGACAGGCCAGCAAAATCAAACTTGTGcgtggtggtgtggtggCCTCGGAACAGGCCAATGATGAACCATAACACCCAAATGCCTCCCAAAACAGCCCCCACAATAGGGAGGGGCAGGGAACCCAGAATGGGGATCTGGCTCCAGGTCTCGGCAAACTGGTGGAGAGCTCCACCGGTCTGAGGAGGGGGGgcggaagaagacgacgcCTCTTCGTGCGCGGCTTCCACCTTGTGGTGATGGCTCTTGTGCTTGGCATggcccttcttggtgggAACGGCCACCGCAGTCGCAGTAACAGGCTTGGCCGACTTGCCAGAGCCCTTGGCCCGCTCGTTAAGATAGGGAATCAGATCAGCGGCAAATGCCATTTGACCGTCGTTTCCACCCTTCTCAATGGCACTCTTGATCCACGACTTGCCGGTCCAGTCGAACCAGCACGACATCATCACCTGAGTCTGGTTGTTGGCGGCCCAGGTCATGATGATTCgggtcttggtggtgaaAGCGTTACCAGAGGGAACGTCGTGGTTGGAAGTAGTGGTGACCACATTGATGGCCCCTGTGTCGTCCCATGCCTCGACATTGTCGACACACTGACACTTGGTCTGCTTGGGACCCAAGGAGTTGTTGAGCGGCTTGACGTAGCTGTACTCTCGTTTCTTGGACTCAACGCACGACTTGATGGGCGTAACGTCCCAGCACTTTTGGTTGTCCTTGAGGAAGGCACCAAGCACGTTCTCCTTACCAAACAGGAGATTGGCAACGACACCCAAGGGCGCTTTAACAATCTCCTTGCACAGGAGCTTCTCGCCCTTGGCCTCGGGATCGTAGCCAGGCGAGGTAGGCGCGTGGGTCTCGGGGCCCAGGTTGGGGACGCTCCACTTGCTGGCGTCGGCACCCGCTTCCGCGGAAGCCACGACGGCCAGCCCCGGTGGCCGGCGGTTTTCGGCTTCGTTGTCGGAGATTCCAGAGTCGAGTTCTCCGTCGTCAGAGTCTCCGTCAGACTCGTCGCTGCCAGCGACGCCCTGAGAGTTTTGTTTCCAGATTGTGTTCATAAAGGCAAATGTTGCGTCTCGCGAAATGAAGGAGGCGTAAATGTAGGTGGAGTGTAGGGTCTGTACAACGATTCCGTTGGGGAAAAGACCGGCGGTGGTTTTCTTGTCGAGAGAGACGATTTCGTCAAAGGCAATGACGTGGTGGGTCTGCCAGCCGAGAATGTTAGCGAAGAAGCAAATATGTCGTTCAGACACAAACATACGACCCTGGACCAGGATCTCTCGGGAATATGCGCAGCTAAAGTCGTCTAGCAGAAAGTCGTCTTCGGGAACGGACTTGAAGTGTGCGTGGAACTCCTCGTTTCGCTTCTTGGATGCGTATGCGAAGCCGGTGATGGAGGCTGCTGCGGAGGTGACCGGGGTGATGTCCTCGGGGGTGGCTGCGGTGTTTGCTACGGTTGCAGTGGTGGGGGTGGGCTCGAGCTCTTTAGCGGAGTCTGCTCGTTTTCGGGATGATCCGCCTCGAGACAGTCTTTGGGATCTCAGGCGTTTGACGACGGGTAGGTGGTCGTCTTCAATGTCGGCGAGTTCggtcttgaccttgtcgaTGATACGGCCGGGAATTGCTAGTGGGGGCGAGAGCGAGCGACGGTGTTCGCTGGTTTCGGTGGCTGCGCGGGATCGGCCGTTGGGTGTGGACGGCGACTTGGTGGACTTGACCGACGTGTGGGAGCCCTGGGCAAGCGGCGACTTGTGTTTGGACGACGAG
The Yarrowia lipolytica chromosome 1A, complete sequence genome window above contains:
- a CDS encoding uncharacterized protein (Compare to YALI0A16170g, no similarity); the protein is MNRAQSSASLKGKDTPEKPRRSVSILHLPDRENEHLHRHTSVETLPDLLRTGIRTGQKMSREYSEGVEGGLWRVASGDDMGLSLDLSAAQLPAAVRSRSRGSRPGSHGDSRSGSRTNSRAPNSRIHSRSRLALNLDHNVLDHYPNQHNVFLRTPGVDEAGAQGVKGNENSTFFIDGTDNYDSEDEEYDYVFNPNNDDEILLRTHIDRYDEDDDSANFSTGLYRTFAKIMDKIAGIDDKSYDLHEAVMSRSDHTKIKVAPKRKSSTSTISATKPQTISSRQARFLVRDEAQKQKGDVVMVLGAIEHVFG
- a CDS encoding uncharacterized protein (Compare to YALI0A16214g, weakly similar to uniprot|P53832 Saccharomyces cerevisiae YNL283C Cell wall integrity and stress response component 2 precursor), giving the protein MRISTLWLISAATVALADGISLGCYDTTATDMVSASQDNFMSSKACNDECRSQGKAVFMINEKSCWCGGSIPAPGAKASPEMCNNPCPGYPAENCGGKSGNTLFFNFYQATNQDGSPVVNSYSTQKAQSTATTPSSASSSAAATSSSSSSSSTEQPSSSSSDDTSSNTPSSTSSTQPPSTTTTSTSSSDSSSSTDSTTGSTSSDSTSHTTGSPTTTSPTRTSGTSMTSASSDAQSSASATAGALTEEEKDKKSGGISGGAIAGIVIGVVAGIALVGLAFFILRRRRQSYEYQTQASDRYGFTDDPFTTAAEDKMNFSHNGTSAFVPVDQRLNPALINQRRMSEGSIADEQDYSRKILRVANPDA
- a CDS encoding uncharacterized protein (Compare to YALI0A16291g, weakly similar to uniprot|Q06681 Saccharomyces cerevisiae YDR326c) — its product is MATGATSTHQPEGRHKPQHQPPTYNNAEDARSRKTSSFFSSVYTAGQQAAQPIYMKRGPKRQDKPPADTTLPPLFSNNAKRKQNLLPSLPSSRPRSALQHKQHRPSPPAAPAAAALPSKTLGQGDLSLAQLGLSRSRANTGSSSKHKSPLAQGSHTSVKSTKSPSTPNGRSRAATETSEHRRSLSPPLAIPGRIIDKVKTELADIEDDHLPVVKRLRSQRLSRGGSSRKRADSAKELEPTPTTATVANTAATPEDITPVTSAAASITGFAYASKKRNEEFHAHFKSVPEDDFLLDDFSCAYSREILVQGRMFVSERHICFFANILGWQTHHVIAFDEIVSLDKKTTAGLFPNGIVVQTLHSTYIYASFISRDATFAFMNTIWKQNSQGVAGSDESDGDSDDGELDSGISDNEAENRRPPGLAVVASAEAGADASKWSVPNLGPETHAPTSPGYDPEAKGEKLLCKEIVKAPLGVVANLLFGKENVLGAFLKDNQKCWDVTPIKSCVESKKREYSYVKPLNNSLGPKQTKCQCVDNVEAWDDTGAINVVTTTSNHDVPSGNAFTTKTRIIMTWAANNQTQVMMSCWFDWTGKSWIKSAIEKGGNDGQMAFAADLIPYLNERAKGSGKSAKPVTATAVAVPTKKGHAKHKSHHHKVEAAHEEASSSSAPPPQTGGALHQFAETWSQIPILGSLPLPIVGAVLGGIWVLWFIIGLFRGHHTTTHKFDFAGLSDAKKLEIFVMEEEYELWHWIDERVGKSQRTPGRFFVPFEGANPKMVDFSKSKTAAAGGGDNAEDMTQADLEEAIRDSEANLQQLRDIKASML